The genomic interval GATCTCGATGGCGATGTTTTCCATGCTGCTGGCAATGACGCCCAGCGTGGCAAAGAACATCGCATGGCGGTCGCGCGGAATGACCTGCGTGCTGATCGGTTCCGGGCGCAGACCCATTTTCTGACAGACATAGTCTTCGACATAGGGGTCGATATTGGCGAATGTCCCGACCGCGCCGGAAATCGCGCCGGTGGCGACCTCTTCGCGGGCGGCCTGCAGGCGGGCCTTGCCGCGCGCCATCTCGGCATAGAAGCGGGCGAAGGTCAGGCCCATCGTCGTCGGCTCGGCATGGATGCCATGGCTGCGGCCGATGCGGACCGTGTCCTTGTGTTCGTAAGCGCGGCGCTTCAGCGCCTCAAGCAGCTTGTCCATATCGGCCAGCAGGATATCGGCGGCACGGACAAGCTGGACATTCAGCGTGGTGTCCAGAACATCGCTGCTGGTCATGCCCTGATGGACAAAGCGGGCCTCTTCGCTGCCGATATGTTCGGCCAGATGGGTCAGGAAGGCGATCACGTCATGCTTGGTGACGGCCTCGATTTCATCGATGCGGGCGACGTCGAATTCCACGTCCCGGGCACGCCAGACGGCCTCGGCATTCTCTTTCGGGATCACCCCCAGTTCGGCCTGGGCATCGCAGGCATAGGCCTCGATCTCGTACCAGATGCGGAACTTGGTTTCAGGCGACCAGATCGCGGTCATGTCGGGGCGGGAATAGCGGGGGATCATGGCAGGCTCCTTTCGGTTGAGCGCGGCATAGCGGGCCGATGCCCCGGGGGCAAGTTTTCCGGTGACGCTTGCGCGGAATCGGGAACATTCCGACCGCGATTTCGGTTATATCGCCAAGACATCCGCGGTATTCGGAGACAGCACCATGACCAGCGATCACGACATCTATCAGTTGACAGAGGCCGACCGGGCCAGCCAGACCCGTTTTGGGACGCGGCCCGTCCCGCCGGGGCATATCAGCGACATGGACCATCATTTCCGAAAGCGCGCATCCTCTGACGGCGCTGGCCCCAGGGCCGGGCGTGATGAGCCGTCGCTGGCGGGCAGGATCGTCGTGTGGGGCGGCATCGCGCTTGGTGTGGCTGGCGTGACCGCAGCGGCTGTGATCGCGGCGCGAAAGCTGGGCGATGCGATGAGCGATGATCAACCGGAACGCGGGCGGAGGTCCCGTGATTATCGCCCGCAGCAGAACCATGTCGCCCCGCGCTTTGCCGCGCTGGACGAGGATGAGCGCGAGGCGATGCGCCGCCGCGTGCGCGCCCGTGCCCGCGCGGATGAGGATCAGGACGCACGGCTGCGCGCCTCGGCATCGCGGCGGCGTCGCAAGCCGCGCAAGGATTTCGCCCGCGAGGTGAATGAGACCACCAGCAGCCTGTCATCGGGGCTGGACGGGGTCACGGCATCGCTGACCGGCGCCTTTCAGGGGTTTCGCAGCGTTGCCGGGCAAGCCTCTGGGATCGTGAGGGAATTCTCGGACGCTGCCGATCAGCTTCGTTCGATGCTGCGCGGCTTTCAGGAGAATGCCAGCGGCAAGGAGGCTGAGGAGCGCTATGCCGCATCCAAGGCGCGGGATCAAAGACGAAGCCACCGGCTGTAAACCGGCAAATGCGCGGCGCGCATCACCGCTCGGTCAGTTTCAACTCGATCCGGCGGTTGCGCGCCAGCGCCTCGGGGTCGTTCCCCACATCCACGGGCCGCGTATCGGCAAAGCCGGTCGCGGCGACGCGGTTGGCCGGGAAGCCCAGATCATCGGTCATGTAGCGCACCACCGCCAGCGCCCGGGCCTGGCTGAGTTCCCAATTGTCGCGATACCGACCGGTGCCCGACAGCGGCGTGCTGTCGGTGTGACCGTCAACGCGGATGATCCAGTCGATCTCGGGCGGGATGTCACCGGCAATCTCGTCCAGCAGTTCCGCGATACCTGCGATTTCACGGCGGCCCGCGCTGGACAGCGTGGCTTCGCCCGGGGCGAACAGCACCTCTGACTGAAAGACGAAGCGGTCGCCGACGACCTGAACGCCCTGACGCCCCTGCAGGATCTGCGACAACCGGCCAAAGAATTCCGAACGATAGCGCGCCAAATCGCGCGCCTCTTCCTCGGCTTTCAGGCGGGCCTCTTCTTCCAGCGCCAGACGGCGGTCCTTTTCCTCGGCTGCGCGCAGAAGGGCGGCATTCAGCTGCTGCCCCAGATCCTCGACCCGCAATTCCGCCTGTTCCTGTTCGTCGCCCGCCGCATCCAGCAGCGCCTGCAGGCTGCCCAGCCGCGCGGTCAGCGAGGCGACCTGCTCATTCAGCAAGGCGACACGACGCTGACCCTCATCGGACAGGTTTTCCTGATCAGCCAGGGCCGCTTTCGCCTGTTGCAGCAAAATCGCCTGACGCTGGGCCTCGGACAGGTTTTTCGCCGCCTGATCGCTGGCGTCGTCGCGCGCGGCTTCGGCGGCGGCCAGAAGGGTCAGCGTTTCCTCGGCGCGCTTGCGGCTTTCCTCCAGCGACAGGGTCATGGCGGTCAGTTCGCTATCGGCGCGTTCCAGACGTTCGCGCAGCAGGGCGGCGGCTTCGGCATCGGTCAGCCGCGCGGCCTCGGCTTCGGTCAGTTGCGCTTGCAGATCGGTATTGCGCGCCTCGGTCGCCTCGTTGCGGCTGCGCAGATCGGCGATCAGCGCCTCCATCGCCTCGCGCCGGGCGGCGGCCAGTCGGGCCTGTTCCTGCTGTGCATCGATTTCCTGACGCGCCGCCGCCACGGCCAGTTCCGCGACCGAGGCGCGGTCCTGCTGGGCCGTGACCTGCGCCTGCAGATCCTCGCGTTCCGAGGTCGCCTTGACCAGATCGGCCGCCCGCGCGGCCATCAGCGCCGCGACCTCTGCCTCGAAATCGGTCAGTTGCGAGCGGGCCTGCGACAGATCCTCTTGCGTCGATTG from Paracoccus fistulariae carries:
- a CDS encoding peptidoglycan -binding protein translates to MALSRGSGNRFSSSIWPGYVDAMTTLLMVLMFVLTIFMVAQAVLREQLDTQDDTIADQGQQLSQQEQRLQDLGQQISSLGQALSASRDREADLQGDVAAEAARAREAEAEARDRAARITRLNTQLQSTQEDLSQARSQLTDFEAEVAALMAARAADLVKATSEREDLQAQVTAQQDRASVAELAVAAARQEIDAQQEQARLAAARREAMEALIADLRSRNEATEARNTDLQAQLTEAEAARLTDAEAAALLRERLERADSELTAMTLSLEESRKRAEETLTLLAAAEAARDDASDQAAKNLSEAQRQAILLQQAKAALADQENLSDEGQRRVALLNEQVASLTARLGSLQALLDAAGDEQEQAELRVEDLGQQLNAALLRAAEEKDRRLALEEEARLKAEEEARDLARYRSEFFGRLSQILQGRQGVQVVGDRFVFQSEVLFAPGEATLSSAGRREIAGIAELLDEIAGDIPPEIDWIIRVDGHTDSTPLSGTGRYRDNWELSQARALAVVRYMTDDLGFPANRVAATGFADTRPVDVGNDPEALARNRRIELKLTER
- the purB gene encoding adenylosuccinate lyase, with the translated sequence MIPRYSRPDMTAIWSPETKFRIWYEIEAYACDAQAELGVIPKENAEAVWRARDVEFDVARIDEIEAVTKHDVIAFLTHLAEHIGSEEARFVHQGMTSSDVLDTTLNVQLVRAADILLADMDKLLEALKRRAYEHKDTVRIGRSHGIHAEPTTMGLTFARFYAEMARGKARLQAAREEVATGAISGAVGTFANIDPYVEDYVCQKMGLRPEPISTQVIPRDRHAMFFATLGVIASSMENIAIEIRHMQRTEVLEAEEFFSPGQKGSSAMPHKRNPVLTENLTGLARLVRMAVIPAMENVALWHERDISHSSVERGIAPDATITLDFALNRLAGVIDKLVIYPDTMLKNMNKFKGLVMSQRVLLALTQAGVSREDAYRLVQRNAMKVWEAGKDFKEELLADPEVTAALSADQIEEKFDLGYHTKHVDTIFKRVFESNPL